In Actinoplanes lobatus, the DNA window AGCCGCGGGTGGTCGGCGACTACCTGGTCAACGGCCGGGCGCCGGAGCCCGGCTATTACCGGGGCCGTCAGTCCCTGAGCAGCGGCAGCAGCTGATCACCCTGCCGGCGGATCTCCGGGAGGTACGGCGTGTCGGACAGCACGAAGTGGGTGACGCCGAGACTCCGGTAGCGGCGCAGCGACTTCGCCACATCCTCGGCCGACCCGACCAGCCAGGTGGTGGCCGCGCCGCCACCACCGAATCTCCCGGGCGTGGTGTAGAGGTTGTCGTCGAGCACCTCGCCGCGGGCGGCCAGGTCGAGCAGCCGCTGCTGGCCGACCGCCTCGCGCCGCTGCAGGTCACGGGGCGAACCCTGGTTGCGGGCCATCTCGGCCACCTTGGCCTCGGCGTCGGCCCACGCCTGCTCGGTGGTGTCGCGGACCAGCGTGGTGATCCGCAACCCGAATTCCAGCGGCGCGTGCTCGCGGCCCAGTTCGGCGCTGAGCCGCTTGAGCCGGTCGATGCGCTCGCCGACGCCGTCGAGCGGCTCGCCCCAGAACAGCTGCACGTCGGCCTCGGTGGCGGCGACCCGCTCGGCCGCCTCGGACGCGCCGCCGAAGTAGAGCCGGGGCGGCTTCGCGATGCGTGGCGTGACGGTCGAGCCGGTCACCTGGAAGTGCTCGCCGGTGAAGGTGACGTTCTCCTCGGTCCACAACCGGCGGACCAGCCGCAGGAACTCGCGCGTGCGCCCGTACCGGTCGGCCTGGTCCTTCTCGCTGTCGCCGTAGGCGCCCAGGTCGTCCTTGCCGGAGACGATGTTGACCAGCACCCGGCCGCCGGTGAGGTGCTGCAGGGTGGCGGCCGCCGACGCGAAGTTGGCCGGCCGCCAGTAGCCCGGCCGAATGGCGATGAGCGGCTGGAACGTGGTGGTCCGGGCGGCCAGCGCGGTGGCCACGGTGAACGTGTCCGGCCGTCCCCAGCCGGTGCCGAGCAGCGCGCCGCCCCAGCCGTGCTCCTCCAGCGCGCGGGCCTGCCCGGTGAGCGTGTCGAGGCTGTTGTGGCCCTTCACCACATCGTCGCCGCGGTGTCCGGGCGTGACCTGGTTGGGGATGTACCAGAGGTATTCGCTGCTCACGTAAGCCTCCTGGGCCTGTTGACGAACGGCGGCGGCGGTAAAAACCCTACTTAACTTATAGGGCTTATAGGTCTTTGGTCTCCAGTGATCCGTCCTATGTCGCGGGACAGGGTGTTTTCCTACTGAACCTATAGAGTTTATAGTCTAGCCAGACCGCGGCCGCCAGCCTGCCGCCGGCCGTCTCTCCTCGCCGCCCGACCCCGATCAAGCTGGGGGCAGACCATGTCTGAACTTCGCAATTCCATCGAAAATGCCGAGTCCAACCGTCGACGATGGCCCTGGATCGCCGGCGCCGCGGTCCTCGCCGTCCTGCTCGCCGCCGGCATCGGGTTCGCCGTCACCCGCGGCGGCTCGGGCGCCGAAGCCGCCGGCGACGGTGACGGTGAACCGGTCCGCGGCGGCACCCTGCAGTTCGCTCTGATCGACTATCAGCGCAGCCCCGACCCCCACTGGGGCACCAACTACGCCGAATCGCTGATCGGCAACAACGTGACCGACAAACTCACCTGGCAGGACCCGGACACCGGCGAGATCACCCCGTGGCTCGCCGAATCCTGGGAGTACAACACCGAACTCACCGAGTTCACCTTCCACCTGCGCAAGGACGTCACCTTCAGCGACGGCACGCCGTTCAACGCCGCCGCGGTCAAGGCGAACTTCGACCAGTACGTGCGCGGTGACCAGAAACTCGGCATCAACCCCAACGGCGCGGTCCTGCTGTCCGGCTACATCGAGACGAAGACGCCGGACGAGTACACCGCGGTGATCCGCTTCTCCACGCCCCTGGCCAGCTTCCTGCAGGCGTCCTCGTTCACCGCGAACTCGCAGCCCGGCTTCCTGTCACCGGCCACCCTGAAACTCTCCGACAAGGAGCGCACCGACCCGACCAAGGTGATCGGCACCGGCCCGTTCGTCTACGAATCCTGGGAAGAGCAGGTCAAGACCGTCCTGGTCAAGCGCAAGGGCTACAACTGGGCCCCGCCGTCGCTCGACCACCAGGGCGAGGCCTACCTCGACAAGGTCGTCTTCAACACCATCCCGGAGGCCAGCGTACGCACCGGTTCGCTCGCATCCGGCACCATCGACGCCACCCTCGACGTCGGCACCACCGACGAGAAGCCGCTCGCCGACCAGGGCTTCAAAATCATCTCGCGCAGCGTCTCGGGCACCGCCATCTACTTCAACTTCAACTCCCAGCTCTTCCCGACCGACGACATCGCCGTCCGCAAGGCCATCCAGCTCGGCTGGGACCGCTCGGCGGTCGAGAAGACGGTGCTCACCGACTCCTACTCGATCGCCACGTCGGTGCTGAACAAGTCGGTGCAGGGCTACGTCGACTACAGCGGCTCGGTGCTCAAGCACGACCCGGAGCAGGCCAAGAAGCTGCTCGACGACGCCGGATGGAAACCCGGCGCGGACGGCATCCGGGCCAAGGACGGCAAGCGGCTGCAGGTCAAGCTGCTCGGCATCAGCAACCTGGTGGTCAACAAGCCAGCGTACGAGTCGGTTCAGCAGGATCTGCAGAAGATCGGCGTGGACCTGCAGCTGACCGTGGTGCCGATCCCCGACTACGCGGCCCAGGTCGCCAAGGCGAAGACCGACTGGAACGTCACCGCCGCCAACCGGTCCCGCAACGACCCGGCCGCGCTGAACCTGGTCTACAACCCGAAACTGGGCAACAGCAGCTTCCTCACCCAGGGCGCCTCCACCGGCATCGACGTCGCCGAGGTCACCGCGGCGCTGGACAACCTCGAGACCACCCTGGACGCGACCAAGCGCGCCGCGTACGCCAAGACCGCGCAGGACCTGCTGGTGGAGAAGTACGCGCTGGTCAACCCGATCTACAACCCGTCGCAGGTGATCGCCCACGCCGACTACGTGCACGGCATCGTCTTCGACGCCCAGTCGCGCAACCACTTCGTCAACGCCTGGAAGAGCAACGGCAAGTGACCGCCGGTGGCCGCCGGGCACACCGGCGGCCACCCCAGCAGAGGGGAGCGTCGTGCTTCGCTATGTAGCGCTGAAGGTCGGCCGGGCCCTGTTCGTGGTCTGGGCGGCATTCACCGTCACCTTCGTCCTGCTCTTCGTGCTGCCGGCGAACCCGGTGGACCTGCTGTTCGACCCCGCCGAGATCAACGCGATCCCGGACGAGGTCAAGGCGCAGGTAGCGGCGAACTACGGGTTCAACAAGCCGGTAGCGCTGCAGTACCTGGACCGGTTCGGGCACGCCCTCATCGGTGACTTCGGCAACTCGGTGCAGTCCGGCAAACCGGTCACCCATGCGATCCTCGAGGTGCTGCCCAGCACCCTGGTCCTCGCTTCCGGCGCGCTCGTGCTCGCCGTACTGATCGCCTTCGGGATCGCTCTCGTCGCGACCGCGACCCGGCGGCCCTGGCTGCGCAACCTCGTCGAAGCCCTGCCGTCCGGCGCGGTCTCGGTACCGGTCTTCCTCTCCGGCATCCTCGTCCTGCAGATCTTCTCGTTCCGGCTCGGCTGGTTCCCGTCCTTCGGCGACGACGGCGTCAAGAGCCTGATCCTGCCGCTGATCACCCTCGCCATCCCGGTGGCCGGGCCGATCGCGCAACTGCTGGTGCGCAGCTTCGGCACCGAACTGCACTCCGGTTACGTCACCACCAGCTGGGCCAAGGGCGCCACCCGCGGCAGCATCCTGGTGCGCGACGTATTCCGCAACGCCAGCCTGCCGGCGCTCACCATCGCCGGTGTCACCTTCGGCAACCTGATCGCCGGCTCGGTGATCACCGAGACGGTCTTCGCCCGCAAAGGCATCGGCCGGATGACCCAGACCGCGATCAACACCCTCGACGTGCCCCTGGTCGCCGGAATCGTCGTGCTCGTCGCGGCCAGCTTCGCCCTGATCAACCTGGTCGTCGACCTGATCTACCCGGTCCTCGATCCACGGTTGCGGGCCACCCTGACGACCGGAGGGACCGCATGACCGCTCTGGCCACCGGCTGGGCCGAACCCGCCCGGATCCGCGCACACTCGCGCCGCCTCGGCGACCTGCTCCGGCAACCGGTCCTGGTCCTGTCCTGGATCGTCGTGCTGATCGTGATCGGCTGGGCGCTGTTCCCCGGCGTGTTCACCGACTACAGCCCCTATGCCGGGGACACCGGCGCCAGCTTCGCGCCCCCCAGCGCCGAGCACTGGTTCGGCACGGACCGGCTCGGCCGGGACCTGTTCGCGCGCAGTGTCTACGGCGCCCGCACCACGCTCACCGCCACCCTGCTCGCCGTACTCATCGCCTTCGGCCTCGGCGCGGTCGTCGGCCTGGCCGCGGGCTTCGCCGGTGGCCTCGCCGACACCGCCATCATGCGGGTGGTCGACGTCTTCCTGGCCATCCCCAGCCTGCTGCTGGCCATGGTGATCGTCTCGGTGCTCGGCTACTCCACCAACAACATCGCCCTGGCCGTCGGCATCTCCTCGATCGCCTCGTTCGCCCGGGTCATGCGGGCACAGGTGCTCACCGTGGTGAACCAGGACTACGTCCGGGCCGCCTACGGCCTGGGCGTCGGCCGGTTCGGCGTGATGATGCGCCACGTCGTACCCAACTCGCTGAGCTCGGTGATCGCGCTTGCCGCGCTGGAAGTCGGCACCGGCGTGCTCGCCGTCGCCTCGCTCGGCTTTCTCGGCTACGGCGCGCCGCCACCACAGCCGGAATGGGGGCTGCTCGTCGCCGAGGGCCGCGACTACGTGGCGGTTCACCCGTGGGCGTCCATCCTTCCCGGCCTGGCGCTGGCGGTCGTCGTCATCGCCACACACCGGATCAGCACCTCGTTGCGCAAGGAGAACCGCTGATGACCGACCCGCTGCTGCGCATCACCGACCTGGCCGTCGACTACCGCACCGGGCGCCGCGACTGGACCCCCGCGGTGCGCGGGGTGAGCCTGCACGTCGAGCCCGGCGAGTTCGTCTCGCTGGTCGGCGAGTCCGGTTCCGGCAAGACCACCCTCATCCAGGGCGCGCTCGGCCTGCTCCCGGCCGCCGCGCGAATCCGATCCGGGTCGATCGAGTACTCCGACGTGGACGTGACCGGCTGGAACGACCGGCGGATGGCACTGGTGCGCGGCAACTACGTCGGCTTCATCCCGCAGGACCCGAACACCTCGCTCAACCCGGTCAAGAAGGTCGGTCAGCAGGTCGTCGAGGCGGTCCGTTTCAACCAGCCCAAGGGCGCCCCGGCCGCGCACTACCGGCAGGCCGCGCTGGAGAGCCTGCGCACCGCCGGGCTCGCCGACGCGGAGCGGGTGTTCGACCAGTACCCGCACCAGCTCAGCGGCGGTATGAAACAGCGCGCCCTGATCGCGATCGCGCTCGCCGGCCAGCCGAAGATCATCGTCGCGGACGAGCCCACCAGCGCCCTCGACGTCACCGTGCAGAAACGCATCCTGGACCACCTGGCCGGCCTGCGCGAGCAACTCGGCATCGGCATCCTGCTGGTCACCCACGACCTCGGCGTAGCGCTGGAGCGCAGCGACCGGATCCTGGTGATGCAGCACGGCGAGATCATCGAACAGGGCTCGGTCACGCGCGTCCTGACGGACGCCACCAGCGAATACACGCGGCGGTTGCTCGCCGCGGCGCCGTCACAGCACGCCGGCCGCCTGCAACCCACCGACACGGTACGGGCGGACGGCTCCGGAGCCGTCGTGCTGCGCGCCACCGGCCTCACCAAGAACTACCGCGACCTGCGTGCGCTCGACGCGGCCGACCTGATCGTGCGGGAGGGCACCACCCATGCCATCGTGGGCGAGTCCGGTGCCGGCAAGTCCACACTCGCCGGCATCCTGGCCGGCTTCACCAGCGCCGACGCCGGCAGCGTGCAGCTACACGGCCGTGAGCTGACCGGCCTGAACCGCAAACAGCTGCGCGAGACCCGCCGGGACCTGCAGTTCGTCTTCCAGAACCCGTTCACCTCGCTCGACCCGCGATTCACCGTCCGCAAGCTGATCGCCGAACCACTGAAGGCGTTCGGCCTGCCCTACGGCGAGCGGGTCGGCGACCTGCTGCACGAGGTGGCGCTGAACGAGACGTACCTGAACCGGCTGCCGGCCCAGCTCTCCGGCGGCCAGCGCCAGCGTGTCGCCATCGCCCGGGCGCTCGCGCTGAACCCGAAGGTGCTGATCCTCGACGAGGCGGTCAGCGCCTTGGACGTGTCGGTGCAGGCACAGATCCTGCAACTGCTGGTCGATCTGCAGGCCGAACTCGGCCTCAGCTACGTCTTCGTCACCCACGACCTCGGGGTGGTGCGCCTGATCGCGGACGACGTGACCGTGATGAAGGACGGCCGCGTCGTCGAGACCGGAACGGTCGAGCAGGTGTTCGCCGCGCCCGCCCACGAATACACCCGCCAGCTGCTGGCGGCCGTCCCCGGCGCGGACCTGGTGCCCGCCGCGCACAGCTAGGAGCGAGCGTGCTGCACATCAACGTCAACATCCTCAACGCCGGCGTCTTCGGCGGCTCGTGGCGTTTCCCGGGCACCGACGGCACCGCCGCCTACCGCATCGAGCACTACACCGCGATCGCCAAGAAGGCCGAACAGGCCAAGCTCGACGCGGTCTTCCTGGCCGACGGGCCGGTGCTCGACCCGAGCGTACGGCACCGGCCCGGCAACAACCTGGAGCCGACCACGGTGCTGGCCCGCATCGCCGCACAGACCGAGCGGATCGGGCTGATCGGCACGCTGTCGTCGTCGTACAACGATCCGGCCGAACTGGCCCGGCGCCTCGGCGACCTCGACCATGTCAGCGGCGGCCGGTTCGGCTGGAACGTGGTCACCACGGCGGGGCCGCTCGCGGCGCGCAACTTCGGCCGCACCGCCGAGCCCGAACACGGCTGGCGCTACCGGCGGGCGGCGGATGTCGCCGCCCACGTCGTTCGGGCCTGGGCCGGACGCGACGACCTGGTCTCGCCGCAGGGCCGGCCGGTCGTGGTGCAGGCCGGCGGCTCCAGCGACGGGCGCCGGCTGGCCTCCCGCATCGGCGAGGTGATCTTCTCAGCGGATCAGGACCTCGGGCACGCCCGTGACTTCCGGGCCGAGATCCGCGCCGGAGCGGCCGCCTTCGGCCGGCGCCCGGAGGAGATCGTGGTCCTGCCCGGCCTGTCCACCGTGGTCGGCAGCACCGAGGCCGAGGCCAAGGCCCGCCGGGAGCTACTCGACGAGATCCTGCCGACGGCGTACGCCCGCGGCCGGCTCGCCGGTCAGCTCGGCATCTCCCTCGACGGGCTCTCCGACGACGAGCTGATCCCGGCCGAACTGCTCCGCGACCCGGACGAGGCCGGCGGTTCGCAAACCTTCTACCGGGTGGTCAAGGACATCATCGACCGGGACCGGCCCACCCTCGGCCAGCTGCTGAAACGGCTCTCCGGCGGCGGCGGCCACCGGATCGTCACCGGCACCCCGGAGCAGATCGCCGACGACATCGAAACCTGGTACCGGGCCGGCGCGGCCGACGGCTTCAACGTCATGCCCGACGTGCTGCCGTCCGGCTTCGACGACTTCGCCGACCACGTCATCCCCGAGCTACAGCGCCGCGGCCTGTTCCGCACCGAGTACGAGGGGTCCACCCTGCGCGCCCACCTCGGTCTCGCCGTCCCCGCCCTTCCGGAGGTCGCCGTTTAACGATCCCCACGGATGAATCCGGGGGTTTTCCCTCCGGGGCCAGGCCCTGGATTCCCAGCTCGGACCGCACCTGATCCACCATCCCGGAAGGAGGCGATCAGATGTCTCACGTCGTCGGCACTGGCACGGTCGCGTTCAGCCGTGGCGAGAATCCGTCTCGCGGCGTTGAGGTCGCGGTCTGCGGTGTAGCCGCAGGCCGTGCACTCGAAGATGCGGACGCCCAGTCCGAGGCGGTGATTGGCTCTCTCGCCGCACCCGGAGCAGGTCATCGTGGTGTAGGCGGGCGGCACCAGCACCACCTTCCGGCCCGCCCGCATGCCACGCTCGACAAGTTCTCGCTTGCAGGCGCCGATCGCGGCGTCGGCGGCCTTGCGGGCCATCGTCGTCTTGGCGAGGAATGTCGGTTTGAAGTCCTCCACAGCGATCAAACTGTGATGCTCGGTGACGTTCTTGGCCCAGACCCGGGCGTCGTGGGTGTTCTGCCGGGCCGCCTTCTTCGCTACCCGGGCGGCCTGCCGCTTCGCGGTCTGGTAGCCCTTCGACTGCGGCTGCCCTCTCGGTCGGCGGCGGCGGGCCATCCTGCGCTGGGATTTGGCCAGTTCAGCAGCGCACCGTTTGCGATGTCCGAGGTGCGGAAGGTCGAACGCGGGATCGGTGGTGGTGGCGGTTGCCTTCACGCCCCAGTCGATGCCGATGCCGGGCAGGTCCGCCCCGGGTGTGGTGATCGTGTCCCGACGGACCACGAACGAGGCGTACCAATGCCCGAGGCTGTCACGGTAGACCCGCACGCTGGACGGTTCGGACGGCAGTTCCCGGGACCAGACGACAGGGATCGTGACCTTGTCCGGCAGGCGGAGCCGGCCGCCCTTGATCGAGAAGCCCCGAGTGGTGTATTCCAGGCTGGGCAGCGAGTCTTTGAGCCGCTTGACCTTCGGACTGCCCCGGCCCTTCACCGTGAACGAGTGATCCAGGGCGGTGCCGTAGGTGCGCAATGTCTGCTGCTGGGCGACCTGGGAACCGGCCCGCAGCCAGGCGTTGCGGCTGCGAGCCTCGGTCAGCAGCTGGGACAGTTTGCCGAACGTCGGCTTGCGGCGAGTCCTCTGCTGGTGGACGGCTTCGTTCCACAGCCACCGGCAGCGGCCCCACTCGCCGAGCAGTGCGGCCTCCGCGATGCGGCCGGGCCGCAGGCGGTAGGTGTAACGCACCGTCTCGTCCACATCGGACACCCTACCCGCGCAGCCCACGACCCTGGAGACCGTGAAGAGGTATGTGGAGAACCAGCGCAACGTCTGACCAGACGCCCATCCGCCTCGACGGCGAATGGGCTACCCCTGACCTGCTCCGCAGGCGATCCGTTTCCTCCCCACGGCTAAAGCCGGGGGTTTCCACGGAAGGCATTCGATGAGCACACCCATCCAACTGGCCCTGGCGGTCGGCGGCCCGGGACTGACGTCGCTGGCCGAGGCCGACGCCGTCGCGTCCACCGCCGAGCAGGCCGGCATAGCGGCGATCCGGCTCGCCGACCGGACGACCACGGGCCGGGTGCTCGACCCGAGCGTGGTGGCCGCCTATCTGGCCGGCCGGCACGGGGGAGTCGGCTACCTGCCGGTGCTGCCGACCACCGGCAACGCCCCGTACAACGCGGCGCGACGGGTGCTCTCGCTGGACCGGGCCACCGCGGGCCGCGCCGGTGTGGTGCTGCGTCCCGGCCGCGGCGACGAGGTGAGCGAGGCCAGCGTGCCGGTGCCCGCCGCCACCGACCCGGCGCGGCGCTGGAGCGAGTACGCGCGGGTCCTGACCCGCCTCTGGGAGTCCTTTCCCCGCGCCGCACTCGTCGGCGACCAGCACAGCGGTGTGGTCGTCGAGGACAGCCTGATCCAGGCGATCCGGCACGAGGGCGAGTTCTACCGGGTCGCCGGCCCGCTGGACGGACCCTCGTCGGTCCAGGGCCGCCCGGTCCTCGCCGCCGACCTCGGCGTCCTTGACCCGGTGGCGGTGGCGGCGGTGGCCGACGTGGTGGTGGTCGAGCACGGCCACGCGGCGGGCACGGACGCCGTACTGACCCAGGCCCTGCGGCTGGCCGGCCGCGACCGAGGCGAGGTCACCCTGCTCGGCCGGGTCAAGGTGAGCCGCGCGGATGTGGCGCCCGGACTGGAGCAGCGGCTGCGCTCCTGGGCGGACGAACACCTGCTCGACGGCCTGGAACTGGTACCCGACAGCGCGGAGACGGCGATCACCGCGCTGCGGGCGCTCACCCCGCGGCCCCCGGCACCCACCCTGCGGGCCGCCTACGGCCTGCGCGACGTCCGGGCGGTGCTGGCATGACACACCGCCCGGCCGCTCCCGGCGCTACCCGAGGAGGCACAGCATGACCGCCGAAGTGATCGACTTCCGGTACACCGTGGCAGGCATCCGAGCCGGCGCCGAGCCGATCCTGCGCCGCCTCGCCGCCGGCTCGCGGGACCGCGAACTCACCCGCGCCTACGCGTACCAGGAGGTCCGCGCGCTCGCCGAGCAGCGGATCACCCTGGTCGGCATCGCCGAGGCGGACGGCGGCGCCGGCGGCACCCTGCGCGACGTCGCCGACCTGATCATCGCGATCGCCCGGGCCGACTCCAACGTCGCCCAGGCCCTGCGCAGCAGCTTCCTCACCGCCAACCAGGTGGCCGGCCGCCCCGACCTGCCGAACCGGGCGGTCATCCTGCGGCGGCTGCGCAACGGCGACCTGTTCGCCGGCACCAACAACGAGCGCAGCGGCGGCGCGAACGGCACGGTGCACACCACCATCCGCCGCGACGGTGACGGCTATCTGGTCAACGGCGAGAAGTACTACTCGACCGGTGGGCTCTACTCCTCCTGGTTCACCGGGACCGCGCGGGGCGAGGACGGGGCCGTCTACAGCTTCACCGTTCCGGTCGACCGCGACGGCGTCGAGCGCCTCGACGACTTCGACGCGATCGGACAACGGCTCAC includes these proteins:
- a CDS encoding LLM class flavin-dependent oxidoreductase; this translates as MSSEYLWYIPNQVTPGHRGDDVVKGHNSLDTLTGQARALEEHGWGGALLGTGWGRPDTFTVATALAARTTTFQPLIAIRPGYWRPANFASAAATLQHLTGGRVLVNIVSGKDDLGAYGDSEKDQADRYGRTREFLRLVRRLWTEENVTFTGEHFQVTGSTVTPRIAKPPRLYFGGASEAAERVAATEADVQLFWGEPLDGVGERIDRLKRLSAELGREHAPLEFGLRITTLVRDTTEQAWADAEAKVAEMARNQGSPRDLQRREAVGQQRLLDLAARGEVLDDNLYTTPGRFGGGGAATTWLVGSAEDVAKSLRRYRSLGVTHFVLSDTPYLPEIRRQGDQLLPLLRD
- a CDS encoding ABC transporter substrate-binding protein, whose product is MSELRNSIENAESNRRRWPWIAGAAVLAVLLAAGIGFAVTRGGSGAEAAGDGDGEPVRGGTLQFALIDYQRSPDPHWGTNYAESLIGNNVTDKLTWQDPDTGEITPWLAESWEYNTELTEFTFHLRKDVTFSDGTPFNAAAVKANFDQYVRGDQKLGINPNGAVLLSGYIETKTPDEYTAVIRFSTPLASFLQASSFTANSQPGFLSPATLKLSDKERTDPTKVIGTGPFVYESWEEQVKTVLVKRKGYNWAPPSLDHQGEAYLDKVVFNTIPEASVRTGSLASGTIDATLDVGTTDEKPLADQGFKIISRSVSGTAIYFNFNSQLFPTDDIAVRKAIQLGWDRSAVEKTVLTDSYSIATSVLNKSVQGYVDYSGSVLKHDPEQAKKLLDDAGWKPGADGIRAKDGKRLQVKLLGISNLVVNKPAYESVQQDLQKIGVDLQLTVVPIPDYAAQVAKAKTDWNVTAANRSRNDPAALNLVYNPKLGNSSFLTQGASTGIDVAEVTAALDNLETTLDATKRAAYAKTAQDLLVEKYALVNPIYNPSQVIAHADYVHGIVFDAQSRNHFVNAWKSNGK
- a CDS encoding ABC transporter permease — protein: MLRYVALKVGRALFVVWAAFTVTFVLLFVLPANPVDLLFDPAEINAIPDEVKAQVAANYGFNKPVALQYLDRFGHALIGDFGNSVQSGKPVTHAILEVLPSTLVLASGALVLAVLIAFGIALVATATRRPWLRNLVEALPSGAVSVPVFLSGILVLQIFSFRLGWFPSFGDDGVKSLILPLITLAIPVAGPIAQLLVRSFGTELHSGYVTTSWAKGATRGSILVRDVFRNASLPALTIAGVTFGNLIAGSVITETVFARKGIGRMTQTAINTLDVPLVAGIVVLVAASFALINLVVDLIYPVLDPRLRATLTTGGTA
- a CDS encoding ABC transporter permease, coding for MTALATGWAEPARIRAHSRRLGDLLRQPVLVLSWIVVLIVIGWALFPGVFTDYSPYAGDTGASFAPPSAEHWFGTDRLGRDLFARSVYGARTTLTATLLAVLIAFGLGAVVGLAAGFAGGLADTAIMRVVDVFLAIPSLLLAMVIVSVLGYSTNNIALAVGISSIASFARVMRAQVLTVVNQDYVRAAYGLGVGRFGVMMRHVVPNSLSSVIALAALEVGTGVLAVASLGFLGYGAPPPQPEWGLLVAEGRDYVAVHPWASILPGLALAVVVIATHRISTSLRKENR
- a CDS encoding dipeptide ABC transporter ATP-binding protein, producing MTDPLLRITDLAVDYRTGRRDWTPAVRGVSLHVEPGEFVSLVGESGSGKTTLIQGALGLLPAAARIRSGSIEYSDVDVTGWNDRRMALVRGNYVGFIPQDPNTSLNPVKKVGQQVVEAVRFNQPKGAPAAHYRQAALESLRTAGLADAERVFDQYPHQLSGGMKQRALIAIALAGQPKIIVADEPTSALDVTVQKRILDHLAGLREQLGIGILLVTHDLGVALERSDRILVMQHGEIIEQGSVTRVLTDATSEYTRRLLAAAPSQHAGRLQPTDTVRADGSGAVVLRATGLTKNYRDLRALDAADLIVREGTTHAIVGESGAGKSTLAGILAGFTSADAGSVQLHGRELTGLNRKQLRETRRDLQFVFQNPFTSLDPRFTVRKLIAEPLKAFGLPYGERVGDLLHEVALNETYLNRLPAQLSGGQRQRVAIARALALNPKVLILDEAVSALDVSVQAQILQLLVDLQAELGLSYVFVTHDLGVVRLIADDVTVMKDGRVVETGTVEQVFAAPAHEYTRQLLAAVPGADLVPAAHS
- a CDS encoding LLM class flavin-dependent oxidoreductase, which translates into the protein MLHINVNILNAGVFGGSWRFPGTDGTAAYRIEHYTAIAKKAEQAKLDAVFLADGPVLDPSVRHRPGNNLEPTTVLARIAAQTERIGLIGTLSSSYNDPAELARRLGDLDHVSGGRFGWNVVTTAGPLAARNFGRTAEPEHGWRYRRAADVAAHVVRAWAGRDDLVSPQGRPVVVQAGGSSDGRRLASRIGEVIFSADQDLGHARDFRAEIRAGAAAFGRRPEEIVVLPGLSTVVGSTEAEAKARRELLDEILPTAYARGRLAGQLGISLDGLSDDELIPAELLRDPDEAGGSQTFYRVVKDIIDRDRPTLGQLLKRLSGGGGHRIVTGTPEQIADDIETWYRAGAADGFNVMPDVLPSGFDDFADHVIPELQRRGLFRTEYEGSTLRAHLGLAVPALPEVAV
- a CDS encoding RNA-guided endonuclease InsQ/TnpB family protein, coding for MDETVRYTYRLRPGRIAEAALLGEWGRCRWLWNEAVHQQRTRRKPTFGKLSQLLTEARSRNAWLRAGSQVAQQQTLRTYGTALDHSFTVKGRGSPKVKRLKDSLPSLEYTTRGFSIKGGRLRLPDKVTIPVVWSRELPSEPSSVRVYRDSLGHWYASFVVRRDTITTPGADLPGIGIDWGVKATATTTDPAFDLPHLGHRKRCAAELAKSQRRMARRRRPRGQPQSKGYQTAKRQAARVAKKAARQNTHDARVWAKNVTEHHSLIAVEDFKPTFLAKTTMARKAADAAIGACKRELVERGMRAGRKVVLVPPAYTTMTCSGCGERANHRLGLGVRIFECTACGYTADRDLNAARRILATAERDRASADDVRHLIASFRDGGSGAVRAGNPGPGPGGKTPGFIRGDR
- a CDS encoding LLM class flavin-dependent oxidoreductase produces the protein MSTPIQLALAVGGPGLTSLAEADAVASTAEQAGIAAIRLADRTTTGRVLDPSVVAAYLAGRHGGVGYLPVLPTTGNAPYNAARRVLSLDRATAGRAGVVLRPGRGDEVSEASVPVPAATDPARRWSEYARVLTRLWESFPRAALVGDQHSGVVVEDSLIQAIRHEGEFYRVAGPLDGPSSVQGRPVLAADLGVLDPVAVAAVADVVVVEHGHAAGTDAVLTQALRLAGRDRGEVTLLGRVKVSRADVAPGLEQRLRSWADEHLLDGLELVPDSAETAITALRALTPRPPAPTLRAAYGLRDVRAVLA
- a CDS encoding acyl-CoA dehydrogenase family protein, encoding MTAEVIDFRYTVAGIRAGAEPILRRLAAGSRDRELTRAYAYQEVRALAEQRITLVGIAEADGGAGGTLRDVADLIIAIARADSNVAQALRSSFLTANQVAGRPDLPNRAVILRRLRNGDLFAGTNNERSGGANGTVHTTIRRDGDGYLVNGEKYYSTGGLYSSWFTGTARGEDGAVYSFTVPVDRDGVERLDDFDAIGQRLTASGTTRLHDVRVSAEEVVPRDNSRLDNPWLGSFAQLYLAAVEAGIAAAVLDDAVWFGREKARPIKHSTADSSADDPYVRHTVGEIAARAHAARSVVLLAAEALQGVRHLEGARARAAGAEAAVTVAQTGVIAVESALRAAELLFDVGGGSATNRDLAFDRHWRNARTVANHNPRDWKTAVAGAYRLTGEEPPTTGLF